The proteins below are encoded in one region of Campylobacter helveticus:
- a CDS encoding PIN domain-containing protein — MKENLKAYLIDAENVSPHNFFKKYKFKKDEKNIFYIVGNSHLHFDTRSLKVLSKTKYEIFTFDHPSKDYADKIILTLLGILATKKKITDIYIISNDKIFENLEYMYEFFGKEIHLIHIQKEEPFFLKHEEEILKLLEKAKSKSEFHTFLQKKYYKSAAEIYRFIKKMRPELLKTLNA, encoded by the coding sequence GTGAAAGAGAATTTAAAAGCTTATTTAATAGACGCGGAAAATGTGAGTCCGCATAATTTTTTTAAAAAATATAAATTTAAAAAAGATGAAAAAAATATCTTTTATATCGTAGGAAATTCGCATTTGCATTTTGATACGCGTAGCTTAAAGGTTCTTAGTAAGACAAAATATGAAATTTTTACTTTCGACCACCCCAGCAAGGATTATGCTGATAAAATCATCCTAACCCTACTTGGGATTTTGGCGACAAAAAAGAAAATTACGGACATTTACATCATCAGCAATGATAAAATTTTTGAAAATCTTGAGTATATGTATGAGTTTTTTGGTAAGGAAATTCATCTTATTCATATTCAAAAAGAAGAGCCTTTTTTTCTCAAGCACGAAGAAGAAATTTTAAAGCTTTTGGAAAAAGCGAAAAGCAAAAGTGAATTTCATACCTTTTTGCAGAAAAAATACTACAAATCAGCGGCGGAAATTTACCGCTTTATTAAAAAAATGCGCCCAGAGCTTTTAAAAACACTCAATGCTTGA
- a CDS encoding YqaA family protein: protein MLDFFYSDLSYVGLFIVSFLSSTLLPLASEAFVLAFIKFDFNPILVLFVATLANTLGSLSTYALAYLGKEKVLQKYFASSLKKLENYTLNFYKFGGIFAFLSFLPLVGDIFVLGLGFAKYPILKVAFFIALGKFSRYFFLVWIALN from the coding sequence ATGCTTGATTTTTTTTATAGCGATTTAAGCTATGTCGGGCTTTTTATCGTCTCTTTTCTCTCTTCCACGCTTTTGCCTTTGGCGAGTGAAGCTTTTGTTTTGGCTTTTATTAAATTTGATTTTAATCCCATCCTAGTGCTTTTTGTGGCTACTTTAGCCAACACACTAGGAAGTCTTAGCACTTATGCTCTAGCTTATCTTGGCAAGGAAAAAGTTTTACAAAAATACTTTGCTTCATCTTTAAAAAAACTAGAAAATTACACGCTAAATTTTTACAAATTTGGAGGAATTTTTGCTTTTTTAAGCTTTTTGCCCTTAGTGGGCGATATTTTTGTGCTAGGGCTTGGCTTTGCAAAATATCCTATATTAAAAGTTGCTTTTTTCATCGCTTTGGGTAAATTTAGCCGCTATTTTTTCTTAGTTTGGATTGCTTTAAACTAA